From a region of the Corallococcus coralloides DSM 2259 genome:
- a CDS encoding carboxymuconolactone decarboxylase family protein translates to MKPRMNAFAVAPDALGLMVDFSKNVEALGLEPGLCELVKIRSSQINGCAFCIHLHTRDARAQGMSEERIYLLDGWRESPLYTERERAALGWTEALTLVSETHAPDEDYAALKPHFTEEEIVKLTLMIGVINVANRIILGFRAVHPVTPRSEAA, encoded by the coding sequence ATGAAGCCCCGGATGAATGCCTTCGCGGTCGCGCCGGACGCTCTCGGTCTCATGGTGGATTTCAGCAAGAACGTGGAGGCCTTGGGGCTGGAGCCAGGCCTCTGCGAGCTGGTCAAGATCCGCTCGTCCCAGATCAACGGCTGCGCCTTCTGCATCCACCTGCACACCCGCGACGCCCGTGCCCAGGGGATGAGCGAGGAGCGCATCTACCTGCTGGACGGCTGGCGTGAGTCGCCGCTGTACACCGAGCGCGAGCGCGCGGCCCTGGGCTGGACGGAGGCCCTGACGCTCGTCTCGGAGACGCACGCACCCGACGAGGACTACGCCGCGCTCAAGCCGCACTTCACCGAAGAGGAGATCGTGAAGCTGACCCTCATGATTGGCGTCATCAACGTCGCGAACCGGATCATCCTCGGCTTCCGGGCCGTGCACCCGGTGACGCCTCGCAGTGAAGCCGCCTGA
- a CDS encoding polysaccharide deacetylase family protein codes for MTWMNWTSRALCAAALLCTSPALAASPFAEGMISITLDDGWSTQYTLARPALKSRNIPATYYLVTDAVAQGWGGYMSLAQVQTLKAEGNEIASHTRTHADLPTLTPVQLTSELHDSRAWLETNVGAMCGKNFASPYGAYNATVMTALKAEYASHRTINAGRNYKDTVIYELRANDVSSAVTVAQVKGWINQAIAEKSWLIILFHEFTSGTPTRETQYRTTNFTNILNYVQSTGIRTVTVEEGLALTDGLTEAPPSVGTVVYDDAMGSGFQDWSWATHDLDQSVTVHSGSTAVSFEPDYWEALMFHHTGLDLSQYQSIDLWVHGGTTGGQQVRLALYNGGTPLGSISLETALGHPITAGIWQKVSIPLSALGATSGTVDDFYVMDESGSDQGTLYVDDFVLVP; via the coding sequence ATGACCTGGATGAATTGGACGTCCCGCGCGCTCTGCGCCGCGGCGCTGCTTTGCACTTCCCCGGCCCTTGCGGCGTCGCCGTTCGCGGAAGGGATGATCTCCATCACGTTGGATGACGGTTGGAGCACGCAGTACACGCTGGCGCGGCCAGCGCTGAAGTCGCGGAACATCCCCGCGACGTACTACCTGGTCACCGACGCGGTGGCGCAAGGGTGGGGCGGCTACATGAGCCTCGCGCAGGTGCAGACGCTCAAGGCGGAGGGCAATGAGATCGCCAGCCACACGCGCACGCACGCGGACCTGCCCACGCTGACGCCGGTGCAGCTGACGTCGGAGCTGCATGACTCGCGCGCGTGGCTGGAGACGAACGTGGGGGCGATGTGCGGCAAGAACTTCGCGTCACCCTACGGCGCGTACAACGCGACGGTGATGACGGCGTTGAAGGCGGAGTACGCCAGCCACCGCACCATCAACGCGGGCCGCAACTACAAGGACACGGTCATCTACGAGCTGCGCGCCAACGACGTGTCGAGCGCGGTGACGGTGGCGCAGGTGAAGGGGTGGATCAACCAGGCCATCGCGGAGAAGAGCTGGCTCATCATCCTCTTCCACGAGTTCACCAGCGGCACGCCCACGCGCGAGACGCAGTACCGAACGACGAACTTCACGAACATCCTCAACTACGTGCAGTCCACGGGCATCCGCACGGTGACGGTGGAGGAGGGGCTCGCGCTGACGGACGGCCTCACGGAGGCGCCGCCGTCCGTGGGCACGGTCGTCTACGACGACGCGATGGGCAGCGGCTTCCAGGACTGGAGCTGGGCGACGCACGACCTGGACCAGTCCGTCACGGTGCACTCCGGCTCCACGGCGGTCAGCTTCGAGCCGGACTACTGGGAGGCGCTGATGTTCCACCACACGGGGCTGGACCTGTCGCAGTACCAGTCCATCGACCTCTGGGTGCACGGAGGCACGACGGGCGGGCAGCAGGTGCGGCTGGCGCTCTACAACGGCGGCACGCCGCTGGGCAGCATCAGCCTGGAGACGGCGCTGGGGCACCCCATCACGGCGGGGATCTGGCAGAAGGTCTCCATTCCGCTCAGCGCCCTGGGCGCGACGTCCGGCACGGTGGATGACTTCTACGTGATGGACGAATCCGGATCGGATCAGGGCACGCTGTACGTGGACGACTTCGTGCTCGTCCCGTAG
- a CDS encoding pyridoxamine 5'-phosphate oxidase family protein has translation MKTVTDVETLERLYGVPGKSSVLKEVDHLHPAYRPFIERSPFMVLATSGPGGLDASPRGDPAGFVVIEDAHTLLLPDRRGNNRMDSLRNILADPRVALLFFVPGVNETLRVNGRASIVIEPSMLERFTFDGKAPRSVLRIAVETVYFQCSRALIRSGLWDPARQVARAEFPSPGSILEALSPENFDGGEYDRELPARVKTTLY, from the coding sequence ATGAAGACCGTGACCGATGTGGAGACGCTCGAACGCCTGTACGGGGTTCCCGGGAAGTCGTCCGTGCTCAAGGAGGTGGACCACCTCCACCCGGCGTACCGGCCCTTCATTGAACGCTCGCCGTTCATGGTCCTCGCCACATCCGGCCCTGGAGGGCTGGATGCCTCGCCGCGAGGAGACCCCGCCGGGTTCGTGGTCATCGAGGACGCGCACACGCTGCTGCTGCCCGACCGCCGGGGCAACAACCGCATGGACTCGCTGCGGAACATCCTGGCGGATCCGCGCGTCGCGCTGCTGTTCTTCGTCCCGGGTGTGAACGAAACCCTGCGCGTCAACGGCCGGGCGAGCATCGTCATCGAGCCGTCCATGCTCGAGCGCTTCACCTTCGATGGGAAGGCGCCGCGCTCCGTGCTGCGCATCGCCGTGGAGACGGTCTACTTCCAGTGCAGCCGCGCGTTGATCCGCTCCGGACTCTGGGACCCTGCACGGCAAGTCGCCCGCGCCGAGTTCCCAAGCCCCGGCTCCATCCTCGAGGCGCTGAGTCCGGAGAACTTCGACGGCGGCGAGTACGACCGCGAGCTGCCAGCCCGGGTGAAGACGACGCTGTACTGA
- a CDS encoding ABC transporter ATP-binding protein, translating into MIAAIVLEDLVKAYGGMPVVRGLSLQVGQGELVSLLGPSGCGKTTTLRMLAGLEHPDAGVIRLGEEVVAGPGVRVPPEKRGLGMVFQSYAIWPHRSVEANVAYPLALRKVPRHEMASRVREALRWVRLEAYAARMPHELSGGQLQRVALARALVAGPRVLLLDEPLSNLDAALREELRAEIAALRARLGTTLVFVTHDQGEALALSDRIAVMNRGVIEQVDTPERLYREPATPFVAGFVGGANVLRGEVRAGGFHCAGTETAFDLPVDAKPGPGTLVVRPEDLELGETGTPLVLSARLFLGHAAEYRFPVGDAFLRVIGPALEGVRAGQTLRVRVRKATVFDAGA; encoded by the coding sequence GTGATAGCGGCCATCGTCCTGGAGGACCTGGTCAAGGCGTACGGCGGGATGCCCGTGGTGCGTGGCTTGAGCCTGCAAGTGGGGCAGGGCGAGCTGGTGTCCCTGCTGGGCCCTTCTGGATGCGGGAAGACGACGACGCTGCGGATGCTCGCGGGGTTGGAACATCCGGACGCGGGCGTCATCCGCCTCGGGGAGGAAGTGGTCGCCGGCCCCGGCGTGCGTGTTCCTCCCGAGAAGCGCGGCCTGGGAATGGTGTTCCAGAGCTACGCCATCTGGCCGCATCGCAGCGTCGAGGCGAACGTCGCCTATCCGCTGGCGCTCCGGAAGGTGCCTCGCCACGAGATGGCTTCACGCGTGCGCGAAGCCCTGCGCTGGGTGCGGCTGGAGGCCTATGCGGCGCGGATGCCGCATGAGCTGTCCGGTGGACAGTTGCAGCGCGTGGCGCTCGCGCGGGCGCTGGTGGCGGGGCCTCGCGTGCTGCTGTTGGACGAACCCCTTTCAAACCTGGACGCCGCCCTGCGCGAGGAGCTGCGCGCGGAGATCGCCGCGCTGCGGGCCCGGCTGGGCACGACGCTGGTGTTCGTCACGCATGATCAGGGCGAGGCCCTGGCCCTGTCGGATCGCATCGCCGTGATGAACCGGGGCGTCATCGAACAGGTGGATACGCCGGAGCGGCTGTACCGGGAACCGGCGACGCCGTTCGTCGCGGGCTTCGTCGGGGGCGCGAACGTGCTGCGGGGCGAGGTGCGCGCGGGCGGCTTCCACTGCGCGGGGACGGAGACCGCGTTCGACCTGCCCGTGGATGCGAAGCCCGGGCCGGGGACGCTGGTGGTGCGTCCGGAGGACCTGGAGCTGGGGGAGACCGGAACGCCCCTGGTGCTCTCCGCTCGCCTGTTCCTGGGGCATGCGGCGGAGTACCGGTTCCCGGTGGGAGATGCGTTCCTGCGCGTCATCGGGCCGGCGCTGGAGGGCGTGCGCGCCGGTCAGACGCTCCGCGTCCGCGTGCGCAAGGCCACGGTGTTCGACGCGGGCGCCTGA
- a CDS encoding carboxymuconolactone decarboxylase family protein, producing the protein MKTRMNPFAVAPDAVNLMLEFSKKVEALGLEPSLRELVKIRSSQLNGCAFCIHMHTRDARAQGMSEERIYLLDGWRESPLYTERERAALGWTEALTLVSQTHAPDEDYAALKPHFTEEEIVKLTLMIGVINSWNRFAIGFRSIHPVTARSEAA; encoded by the coding sequence ATGAAGACCCGAATGAATCCCTTCGCTGTCGCGCCGGACGCCGTCAACCTCATGCTCGAGTTCAGCAAGAAGGTGGAGGCCCTGGGGCTGGAGCCGAGCCTCCGCGAGCTGGTGAAGATCCGCTCCTCGCAGCTCAACGGCTGCGCGTTCTGCATCCACATGCACACCCGCGACGCCCGTGCCCAGGGGATGAGCGAGGAGCGCATCTACCTGCTGGACGGCTGGCGCGAGTCGCCGCTGTACACCGAGCGCGAGCGCGCGGCCCTGGGCTGGACGGAGGCACTCACGCTGGTTTCCCAGACGCACGCCCCGGATGAGGACTACGCTGCGCTCAAGCCGCACTTCACCGAAGAGGAGATCGTGAAGCTGACCCTCATGATTGGTGTCATCAACTCCTGGAACCGGTTCGCCATCGGCTTCCGGTCCATCCACCCGGTGACCGCTCGCAGTGAAGCCGCCTGA
- a CDS encoding aldo/keto reductase yields MTRKEFLAATLSLMVAPPVLGASPRKAKNALAVPRRKLGRTGQEVSCIGLGGFHIGKQKEESESIALIRGALDQGINFLDNCWDYNDGKSEERMGKALRDGYRAKAFLMTKIDGRDKKTAAKQIDESLQRLQTDHLDLLQLHEVIRDSDPDRAFAEGGAIEAMKDAQKAGKARFLGFTGHKSPDIHLKMLETAKQHGFRFDTVQLPLNVMDAHFNSFEKRVLPVLVKEGIGVLAMKSMGDPFILDSKTVTAPECLRYNLSLPVSVVITGIDSQERLQQALTAARTFKPLTEKDVQALLARTKDAAQDGAYEKYKTSHHFDGTVQNPQWLG; encoded by the coding sequence ATGACCCGGAAGGAATTCCTCGCCGCGACGCTGTCGCTGATGGTTGCCCCTCCCGTGCTCGGGGCTTCACCCAGGAAGGCGAAGAACGCGCTTGCCGTGCCCCGCCGCAAGCTGGGCCGCACCGGCCAGGAGGTGTCGTGCATCGGGCTCGGGGGCTTCCACATCGGCAAGCAGAAGGAGGAGTCGGAGAGCATCGCGCTCATCCGCGGCGCGTTGGACCAGGGCATCAACTTCCTGGACAACTGCTGGGACTACAACGACGGCAAGAGCGAGGAGCGCATGGGCAAGGCGCTGCGCGACGGCTACCGCGCCAAGGCCTTCCTGATGACGAAGATCGACGGCCGCGACAAGAAGACCGCCGCGAAGCAGATCGACGAATCCCTCCAGCGCCTCCAGACGGACCACCTGGACCTGCTCCAGCTCCATGAAGTCATCCGCGACAGCGACCCCGACCGCGCCTTCGCCGAAGGCGGCGCCATCGAGGCGATGAAGGACGCGCAGAAGGCCGGCAAGGCGCGCTTCCTGGGCTTCACCGGCCACAAGTCACCGGACATCCACCTGAAGATGCTGGAGACAGCGAAGCAGCACGGCTTCCGCTTCGACACCGTGCAGCTGCCCCTCAACGTGATGGACGCCCACTTCAACAGCTTCGAGAAGCGCGTGCTGCCCGTGCTCGTGAAGGAGGGCATCGGCGTGCTCGCCATGAAGTCCATGGGCGACCCGTTCATCCTCGACAGCAAGACCGTCACCGCGCCCGAGTGCCTCCGCTACAACCTGTCCCTGCCCGTGAGTGTCGTCATCACCGGCATCGACTCGCAGGAGCGACTGCAGCAGGCGCTGACCGCCGCGCGCACCTTCAAGCCCCTGACCGAAAAGGACGTCCAGGCCCTGCTCGCCAGGACGAAGGACGCGGCCCAGGACGGCGCCTACGAGAAGTACAAGACGAGCCACCACTTCGACGGAACCGTCCAGAATCCCCAGTGGCTTGGTTGA
- a CDS encoding ABC transporter substrate-binding protein, with translation MSLFRLPSLLCVVLALAAGCQRPASPAPEAQARRIVSLSPSVTETLFALGAGAEIVGVSDYTALPQGTPALPRVGTTFAPNFEAIAKLKPTLLVDQQVKQAPAESLSALAPLKVLPWTSLPEVVESVKELGRLSGREPQATALAEKLNQTLSRPAPKDAPRVLLVLGDTAGTLSEVWYMKRASLHGAALEAAGARNAVAEDVTGPPNLSLEGVIALDPDAVLVLISAPSLDAAKQAQLLAPWKQLTGLRAAREDRVRLVTGPDVQSTGPAILDVVERLRAALGTLPSAR, from the coding sequence ATGAGTCTCTTCCGCCTCCCCTCTTTGCTGTGCGTGGTGCTCGCGCTCGCGGCGGGCTGCCAGCGTCCCGCGTCCCCCGCTCCGGAAGCCCAGGCGCGGCGGATCGTCTCGCTGTCGCCCTCCGTCACGGAGACGCTGTTCGCCCTGGGCGCGGGCGCGGAGATCGTGGGCGTGTCCGACTACACCGCCCTGCCCCAGGGCACGCCCGCCCTGCCCAGGGTGGGCACCACGTTCGCGCCGAACTTCGAGGCCATCGCGAAGCTCAAGCCCACGCTGCTCGTGGATCAACAGGTGAAGCAGGCCCCCGCGGAGTCGCTCTCCGCGCTCGCGCCGCTGAAGGTGCTGCCCTGGACTTCGCTCCCGGAGGTCGTGGAGAGCGTGAAGGAGCTGGGCCGGCTGAGCGGGCGCGAGCCCCAGGCCACCGCGCTCGCGGAGAAGCTGAACCAGACGCTGTCGCGCCCCGCGCCGAAGGATGCTCCCCGCGTGCTGCTGGTGCTGGGCGACACGGCGGGCACCCTGTCGGAGGTCTGGTACATGAAGCGCGCGTCGCTGCACGGCGCGGCGCTGGAGGCAGCGGGGGCTCGCAACGCGGTCGCGGAGGACGTCACGGGGCCTCCCAACCTGTCGCTGGAGGGCGTCATCGCGCTGGATCCGGACGCGGTGCTGGTGCTGATCAGCGCGCCGTCCCTGGATGCCGCGAAGCAGGCGCAGCTGCTGGCCCCGTGGAAGCAGCTCACCGGACTGCGCGCGGCGCGGGAGGACCGGGTGCGGCTGGTCACCGGACCCGACGTGCAGTCCACCGGGCCCGCCATCCTCGACGTCGTCGAGCGGCTCCGCGCCGCCCTGGGCACCCTGCCCTCCGCGCGATGA
- a CDS encoding ABC transporter permease — MRGRWVALALWLVPLLLFAVVPVVALLVRGVGAATGGLGSVLSAESGALLNTLGISLGATAWALCLGAPLALLLFRTDLPLRGAFTVLFTLPSAIPAFIWGMGWLSLASPRAGYLNRMLGADVFDLYGAAGIAFVEGLSGLPLVLLAGAAALRRVDPALEEAARVCGASPLRAVLNTTVPLVMPALLSGAVMVFLMAASSFGVPYLLGVSASPPTRVLTTRIYELVLLGSEEGLPRASVLASFLLLVTPLALGLTWMLGRSGRVRLSAGKGVSPRVLALGAWRTVALAGVGLVGGVLVVLPLAAILLTSLQRSFGAALTWDTLTLSHWSGVLGDARTLRATGRSVLLAAGAGLLVVGLGLSAALLRRAFRRGGAGVEAMAVWPFAVPGTVLALALLVAFSRDWRLVVLDRFAFVLALAHTPWLMLVGYVGKYLALGERNSSEALAQVDPSLAEAARVGGAGPGRAFVDATLPLLRPALTVAFVLAFLACATEITLSVLLVPAGSEVLGTLLFELQSYADPAAAAVLACAFVALVVAGQAVLAWARRRVPEVR, encoded by the coding sequence ATGAGGGGGCGGTGGGTTGCGTTGGCCTTGTGGCTCGTGCCGCTGCTGCTCTTCGCGGTGGTTCCGGTCGTGGCGCTCCTGGTTCGGGGCGTGGGGGCGGCGACGGGGGGATTGGGTTCGGTGCTCTCGGCGGAGTCCGGGGCGCTGTTGAACACACTGGGCATTTCGCTGGGCGCGACGGCGTGGGCGCTGTGCCTGGGCGCTCCGCTGGCCTTGCTCCTGTTCCGCACGGACCTGCCCCTGCGTGGCGCGTTCACCGTGCTGTTCACGCTGCCTTCCGCCATCCCCGCGTTCATCTGGGGCATGGGGTGGCTGTCGCTCGCGAGCCCTCGTGCTGGCTACCTGAACCGCATGCTGGGCGCGGACGTGTTCGACCTCTATGGCGCGGCGGGCATCGCGTTCGTGGAGGGACTTTCGGGCCTGCCGCTGGTGCTGCTCGCCGGGGCCGCGGCGCTTCGGCGCGTGGATCCGGCTCTGGAAGAGGCGGCTCGCGTCTGTGGCGCTTCGCCACTTCGCGCCGTGCTGAACACCACCGTGCCCCTGGTGATGCCCGCGCTGTTGTCTGGCGCGGTGATGGTGTTCCTCATGGCTGCGTCGTCCTTCGGCGTGCCGTACCTGCTTGGCGTGTCGGCGTCGCCGCCCACCCGTGTGCTCACCACCCGTATCTATGAACTGGTGCTGCTGGGCAGCGAGGAGGGATTGCCACGGGCGTCGGTGCTCGCGTCGTTCCTCCTGCTGGTGACGCCGCTGGCGCTGGGACTGACCTGGATGCTGGGCCGAAGCGGTCGGGTGCGGTTGAGCGCGGGCAAGGGCGTGTCTCCTCGCGTGCTTGCGTTGGGGGCGTGGCGGACTGTCGCTCTGGCCGGTGTGGGCCTCGTGGGTGGGGTGCTGGTGGTGCTGCCCCTGGCGGCCATCCTGCTCACTTCGCTGCAACGCAGCTTCGGCGCGGCACTGACCTGGGACACGCTGACGCTGTCGCACTGGTCCGGGGTGCTTGGGGATGCGCGCACGCTCCGGGCCACCGGGCGCAGTGTGTTGCTCGCGGCCGGGGCGGGGCTGCTCGTGGTGGGGCTGGGCCTTTCGGCGGCGCTCCTTCGGCGGGCCTTCCGTCGCGGCGGCGCGGGCGTGGAGGCCATGGCGGTGTGGCCCTTCGCGGTTCCGGGCACGGTGCTGGCGCTCGCGCTGCTGGTGGCGTTCTCTCGGGACTGGCGGCTGGTGGTGCTGGACCGCTTCGCGTTCGTGCTGGCCCTGGCGCATACACCGTGGCTGATGCTCGTGGGTTACGTGGGGAAGTACCTGGCGCTCGGCGAGCGCAACAGCTCCGAGGCCCTGGCCCAGGTGGACCCTTCGCTCGCGGAGGCTGCTCGCGTCGGCGGTGCAGGGCCTGGGCGGGCGTTCGTGGACGCGACACTGCCGCTGCTCCGGCCCGCGCTCACGGTGGCGTTCGTGCTCGCGTTCCTCGCGTGCGCCACGGAGATCACCTTGTCCGTGCTGCTGGTGCCCGCGGGCTCCGAGGTGCTGGGCACGCTGTTGTTCGAGTTGCAGAGCTATGCGGACCCGGCCGCCGCGGCCGTGCTCGCTTGCGCGTTCGTGGCGCTGGTGGTCGCGGGGCAGGCGGTGCTGGCGTGGGCCCGGCGTCGCGTACCGGAGGTGCGGTGA
- a CDS encoding glycoside hydrolase family 16 protein, translating to MHRPLRAGLVAAGLLTTLSGCSPEPEAAPVEAEGYGQTQQGERAYDPGAGWSLSWQDDFTGTALNTGAWNVLTSNWDPVTNNCNFGTSELEFPRAQNVAVANGKLIISAERTADNPTDSRCPGQYRSFYSGRIHTKGKVEGRYGKIVASIKVPPGYGMWPAFWTLGSNIQSAGWPAAGEIDILEWKSTEPTWMKSAVHWHNGGNADWGTGASRGVDLSQDFHTYEVEWTANTMVFRLDKDFVSTATFNHNESEFQQNHYLILNLALGGVWYGNPAPASIDLAWGAKKTMEVEWVRWYQPGGSQSLGLTNAGFEQGMTGWNTWSPNGTATAAFSETYNGGHSGSFHLTHWTSAAPYEAWTYQTKSGLASGNYKLRAWFRKGGTFDFARFQVKNCGDCAPAITNLGTYGNYTLLETPAINVTNGYLEFGLHSKSPAHNGANFIHMDDVELIKL from the coding sequence ATGCACCGCCCTCTTCGAGCAGGCCTTGTCGCCGCAGGACTCCTGACCACCCTCTCCGGCTGTTCTCCCGAGCCGGAAGCCGCCCCGGTGGAGGCGGAAGGCTACGGCCAGACGCAGCAGGGCGAGCGCGCGTACGACCCGGGCGCGGGGTGGTCGCTGTCATGGCAGGACGACTTCACGGGCACGGCGCTGAACACGGGCGCGTGGAACGTGCTGACGAGCAACTGGGATCCGGTGACCAACAACTGCAACTTCGGCACGAGTGAGCTGGAGTTCCCGCGCGCGCAGAACGTGGCGGTGGCCAACGGCAAGCTGATCATCTCGGCGGAGCGCACGGCGGACAACCCCACGGACTCGCGCTGCCCGGGGCAGTACCGGTCGTTCTATTCCGGCCGCATCCACACCAAGGGCAAGGTGGAGGGGCGCTACGGGAAGATCGTCGCGAGCATCAAGGTTCCGCCGGGCTACGGCATGTGGCCGGCCTTCTGGACGCTGGGCTCGAACATCCAGAGCGCGGGCTGGCCGGCCGCGGGGGAGATCGACATCCTGGAGTGGAAGTCCACGGAGCCCACGTGGATGAAGTCCGCGGTGCACTGGCACAACGGCGGCAACGCGGACTGGGGCACGGGCGCGAGCCGTGGCGTGGACCTGTCCCAGGACTTCCACACGTATGAAGTGGAGTGGACGGCGAACACCATGGTGTTCCGCCTGGACAAGGACTTCGTGTCCACGGCGACGTTCAATCACAACGAATCGGAGTTCCAGCAGAACCACTACCTCATCCTGAACCTGGCGCTGGGAGGCGTCTGGTACGGGAACCCGGCGCCGGCCTCCATCGACCTGGCCTGGGGCGCGAAGAAGACGATGGAGGTGGAGTGGGTGCGCTGGTACCAGCCGGGCGGCTCGCAGTCGCTGGGGCTCACCAACGCCGGCTTCGAGCAGGGCATGACGGGCTGGAACACCTGGAGCCCGAACGGCACGGCGACGGCGGCGTTCTCGGAGACGTACAACGGCGGGCACTCGGGCAGCTTCCACTTGACGCACTGGACGTCCGCGGCGCCGTACGAGGCGTGGACGTACCAGACGAAGTCGGGCCTGGCGTCCGGCAACTACAAGCTGCGCGCCTGGTTCCGAAAGGGAGGCACGTTCGACTTCGCGCGCTTCCAGGTGAAGAACTGCGGTGATTGCGCGCCGGCCATCACCAACCTGGGCACCTACGGCAACTACACGCTGCTGGAGACGCCCGCCATCAACGTCACCAACGGCTACCTGGAGTTCGGCCTGCACAGCAAGTCGCCGGCCCACAACGGCGCCAACTTCATCCACATGGATGACGTGGAGCTGATCAAGCTGTAG
- a CDS encoding ABC transporter substrate-binding protein has protein sequence MRIPLLVRRVGPLLALILLAACRIESAAPSGGAAVAQAETPSGEVWVYTSMYRHVLDALEPLLKERLPGVQVHWYQAGSEKVASRLEAERAAGAVRADVLMTSDPFLYERLAREGAFLRYASVNALRIPRMLLDLDARYAAVRLSTMVLVHRVGAGEAPKSFAALVDGSWKGRVAIGDPLTSGTAFTWAVFLHARRGDVYFAGLREKGAVVAGGNAAVLQKVESGEVDAGVLLLENALAAKAKGSPIEVVWPEDGAVVIPGPVGLFASTRNPVASKALMDVLLSPEGQRIIVEKGDMHAVDPRLSGPRGEPGVDGLLSRAQAWTPELLEQGLLHGGDIKEAFSRAFAR, from the coding sequence ATGCGCATCCCCCTCCTTGTGCGGCGCGTGGGACCGCTCCTCGCGCTGATCCTCCTGGCCGCGTGCCGCATTGAATCCGCCGCGCCGTCGGGAGGCGCCGCCGTGGCTCAGGCTGAGACCCCGTCCGGCGAGGTGTGGGTCTACACGTCGATGTACCGGCACGTGCTGGACGCGCTGGAGCCCTTGCTCAAGGAGCGGCTGCCCGGCGTGCAGGTGCACTGGTACCAGGCGGGCAGTGAGAAGGTGGCCAGCCGGCTGGAGGCGGAGCGGGCTGCGGGCGCGGTGCGAGCGGACGTGCTGATGACGTCGGATCCGTTCCTCTACGAGCGGCTGGCCCGGGAAGGCGCGTTCCTGCGCTACGCGTCCGTGAACGCGCTGCGCATTCCGCGAATGCTGCTGGACCTGGACGCGAGGTACGCGGCGGTGCGGCTGTCCACGATGGTGCTGGTGCACCGCGTGGGCGCGGGCGAGGCGCCGAAGTCATTCGCGGCGTTGGTGGATGGAAGCTGGAAGGGAAGGGTGGCCATCGGGGATCCCCTCACGTCGGGCACCGCGTTCACGTGGGCGGTGTTCCTGCACGCGCGGCGTGGGGATGTGTACTTCGCGGGGCTGCGCGAGAAGGGCGCGGTGGTGGCGGGTGGCAACGCGGCGGTGCTCCAGAAGGTGGAGAGCGGAGAGGTGGACGCGGGCGTGCTGCTGCTGGAGAACGCGCTGGCGGCGAAGGCGAAGGGCAGTCCCATCGAGGTCGTCTGGCCGGAGGACGGCGCGGTGGTCATCCCGGGGCCGGTGGGGCTGTTCGCGTCGACACGCAATCCGGTGGCGTCGAAGGCGCTGATGGACGTGCTGCTGTCGCCCGAGGGCCAGCGCATCATCGTGGAGAAGGGCGACATGCACGCGGTGGACCCACGCCTGAGTGGCCCGCGTGGTGAGCCCGGCGTGGACGGATTGCTGAGTCGCGCGCAGGCCTGGACGCCGGAGCTGCTGGAGCAGGGGCTGCTGCACGGCGGTGACATCAAGGAAGCCTTCAGCCGGGCCTTCGCGCGATGA
- a CDS encoding sigma-70 family RNA polymerase sigma factor — MKPPDPSPADVFDPLRPRLLRIAYRMLGIVAEAEDVVQEAYLRWHQTDRDAVRDAEAVLVRTVTRLCLDVLKSARVRREEYVGTWLPEPIIETVEGDDLTLTLMMALERLSPLERAAFLLHDVFGMDFEQVAKAIDRDPAACRQLASRARAHVQEARPRFPVTEAKGHELASAFHAASRSGDTHALQALLAQDVILYSDGGGKAKAVLNPIYGQEKIVRMLEAFVRRTGVNSSQLVYEGTIDGLPAFVTLEADGTLQTTALGIEDGRIVALYITRNPDKLMGIRRAVGGEPS, encoded by the coding sequence GTGAAGCCGCCTGACCCGAGCCCCGCGGACGTCTTCGACCCGCTCCGCCCCCGGCTGCTCCGCATCGCGTACCGGATGCTGGGCATCGTCGCGGAGGCGGAGGACGTGGTGCAGGAGGCGTATCTCCGTTGGCACCAGACCGACCGCGACGCCGTACGGGACGCGGAGGCCGTGCTCGTCCGCACGGTGACGCGCCTGTGCCTGGACGTCCTGAAGTCCGCGCGCGTCCGGCGCGAGGAGTACGTGGGGACCTGGCTTCCAGAGCCCATCATCGAGACAGTGGAGGGCGACGACTTGACGCTGACCCTGATGATGGCCCTGGAGCGCCTGTCCCCGCTGGAGCGCGCCGCGTTCCTCCTGCACGACGTGTTCGGCATGGACTTCGAGCAGGTGGCGAAGGCCATCGACCGCGATCCCGCGGCGTGCCGCCAGCTCGCCAGCCGGGCCCGGGCCCACGTGCAGGAGGCCCGGCCCCGCTTCCCCGTGACCGAGGCGAAGGGCCACGAGCTGGCCTCGGCGTTCCATGCCGCGTCCCGGAGCGGTGACACGCACGCGCTCCAGGCACTGCTGGCCCAGGACGTCATCCTGTACTCCGATGGCGGCGGCAAGGCGAAGGCGGTGCTCAATCCCATCTATGGCCAGGAGAAGATCGTGCGCATGCTCGAGGCGTTCGTCCGGCGCACGGGCGTGAACTCGTCTCAGCTCGTGTACGAGGGCACCATCGACGGCCTGCCCGCGTTCGTCACGCTGGAGGCGGATGGAACGCTGCAGACCACGGCGCTCGGCATCGAGGACGGCCGCATCGTCGCCCTCTACATCACGCGCAACCCCGACAAGCTGATGGGCATCCGGCGGGCAGTGGGCGGCGAGCCGTCGTAG